The Methanocaldococcus jannaschii DSM 2661 genome has a segment encoding these proteins:
- a CDS encoding DHH family phosphoesterase, which produces MAFDEICDEIILNYEDAKDFAYILKLTYLNEFKKLENLNLNKFGIIKKDDLSFYGKNYPLFKSLLFFNEIPVFRGEKESILFLKSIGLSPRITLNSLTYKEKIKLGNEFLKRCINFVPKEYISYIPQLIFGKEYYFRGVCLKEYVSALNGLYKIGKKKKVKKLIINMELPDEKDVKKYKKKLAKKITLFNKKLENYEINYFNLKFNNKNFECQYIYVKQSVWDKILGLFGEGIELKYYPTLVNIAYSSEKVDFLKPFFIFVDKGDISVYAKVPKLIYLKDGLSLNYLNLRGKYVYFGNWEKDKFWEIIERGVL; this is translated from the coding sequence ATGGCATTTGATGAAATTTGTGATGAGATTATATTGAACTATGAGGATGCCAAAGATTTTGCTTATATCTTAAAATTAACTTATTTGAATGAATTTAAGAAACTTGAAAATTTAAATTTAAATAAATTTGGGATTATTAAGAAAGATGATTTGTCATTTTATGGAAAGAACTACCCATTATTTAAAAGTTTATTATTTTTCAATGAAATTCCCGTATTTAGGGGGGAGAAAGAGAGTATTTTATTTTTAAAGAGTATTGGGCTATCTCCAAGAATTACATTGAATTCTTTAACATATAAAGAGAAGATAAAATTAGGCAATGAATTTCTAAAAAGATGTATAAACTTTGTCCCTAAAGAATACATAAGTTATATTCCCCAATTAATTTTTGGGAAGGAATATTATTTTAGAGGAGTTTGTTTAAAAGAGTATGTTTCTGCTTTAAATGGACTTTATAAGATTGGTAAGAAAAAGAAAGTTAAAAAATTAATTATTAACATGGAATTACCTGATGAGAAGGATGTTAAAAAGTATAAGAAGAAATTGGCAAAGAAAATAACTCTATTTAATAAAAAATTAGAGAACTATGAGATAAATTACTTTAACTTAAAGTTTAATAACAAAAATTTTGAATGTCAATATATATACGTTAAACAATCAGTATGGGATAAGATTTTAGGTTTGTTTGGGGAGGGGATTGAATTAAAATATTATCCAACATTGGTTAATATCGCTTATTCATCTGAAAAAGTTGATTTCTTAAAGCCATTTTTTATATTTGTTGATAAAGGAGATATTTCTGTTTATGCAAAAGTTCCTAAACTTATTTATTTAAAAGATGGATTATCTTTAAATTATTTAAATCTAAGAGGGAAGTATGTATATTTCGGTAATTGGGAAAAAGATAAGTTTTGGGAAATTATTGAAAGGGGAGTATTATGA
- a CDS encoding serine/threonine-protein kinase RIO2, whose protein sequence is MIKKLIEALRQAQDEDFKILKIIELSMRHHEWVPLDEIVRKAKMPEKDVLYRLKRLNKFGFVVRSTYGYAVSMGGYDALAINAFVKKGILKAIGNKLGVGKEGDVYTVLLSDGREAVLKFHKHGRTCFTRGKRYRGYLADKHHISWLYVSRLTAEREFEILNELFPIVKVPEPIEWNRHAIIMGKVVGEELKRLDLSEFMSKEEIKDLFWKIIEEVKKAYEIGYIHGDLSEFNILLDENGDFVIIDWPQAVPKYHPDAEFYLKRDIWNVIRYFKKYKIDKEDEKIDVDKIFEYITK, encoded by the coding sequence ATAATTAAAAAACTAATTGAAGCATTAAGACAGGCACAGGATGAAGATTTTAAAATATTAAAAATTATAGAGCTGTCAATGAGACATCATGAGTGGGTGCCGTTAGATGAGATTGTTAGAAAGGCGAAGATGCCAGAAAAGGACGTGCTTTACAGATTAAAGAGGTTGAACAAATTTGGATTTGTTGTGAGGAGCACTTATGGTTATGCTGTCTCAATGGGAGGCTATGATGCCCTTGCAATAAATGCTTTTGTTAAAAAAGGTATCTTAAAAGCCATAGGTAATAAGTTGGGAGTTGGTAAGGAGGGGGATGTTTATACTGTCTTGCTGAGTGATGGGAGAGAGGCGGTTTTAAAATTTCATAAACATGGAAGAACTTGCTTTACAAGAGGAAAGAGGTATAGAGGATATTTGGCTGATAAACATCATATAAGTTGGCTCTATGTTTCAAGATTAACAGCTGAGAGAGAGTTTGAGATTTTAAATGAGTTATTTCCAATAGTTAAAGTCCCTGAACCAATAGAATGGAATAGACATGCAATTATTATGGGTAAAGTTGTTGGAGAAGAGTTAAAGAGATTAGATTTATCAGAATTTATGAGTAAAGAGGAGATTAAAGATTTATTCTGGAAAATTATTGAAGAGGTTAAAAAGGCTTATGAAATTGGCTATATACATGGAGATTTGAGTGAATTTAATATTTTATTAGATGAAAATGGGGATTTTGTTATTATTGACTGGCCTCAGGCAGTTCCTAAATACCATCCAGATGCTGAATTTTACTTAAAGAGGGACATTTGGAACGTAATAAGATACTTTAAAAAGTATAAGATTGACAAAGAGGATGAGAAGATTGATGTTGATAAAATCTTTGAGTATATAACTAAATAA
- the trpE gene encoding anthranilate synthase component I has product MIIKKIKMDVCPLDVYEQIRGENTFLLESAEGVPKVARYSILGKAEGKVIFKNGKLKVESFTEFGDKAKDLEGKYECPLDALREVRNEYLKYIDISNIEPIPRFKGGLVGYLSYDIIRYWIDLSNINPKPINDLKFPDAEFFIVKDFISFDLKEKVINLIAEDDEGIRELERIIKNAKIGNNDNKEEKTTENKDLKIKSNMSKEEFIEAVKKAKEYIFAGDIFQVVLSRRIEIDLDNLDHLKIYKKVREINPSPYMYYLDFGDRKIIGSSPEILVRTDYKDNKRLVITRPIAGTIRRGKTEEEDKELEKKLLSDEKERAEHVMLVDLARNDIGKISKFGTVEVTDFMIIEKYSHVQHIVSNVVGELKDNYDSFLAVKATFPAGTLSGAPKVRAMEIIEELEKTWRGPYGGGVGYFGWDDLMDLAITIRTFVISKNKGYIQVGAGIVADSIPENEWEETERKGMANVKTIESLLK; this is encoded by the coding sequence ATGATAATTAAAAAAATAAAAATGGATGTTTGTCCATTAGATGTTTATGAGCAAATTAGGGGAGAGAATACATTTTTGTTAGAATCAGCTGAAGGAGTTCCAAAGGTGGCAAGATACTCAATCTTAGGAAAAGCTGAAGGAAAAGTAATATTTAAAAATGGAAAGCTGAAAGTTGAAAGCTTTACAGAATTTGGAGATAAAGCTAAAGATTTAGAAGGGAAATACGAATGTCCCTTAGACGCTTTAAGAGAGGTTAGAAATGAATATCTTAAATACATTGATATATCTAACATTGAGCCAATACCAAGATTTAAGGGGGGTTTAGTTGGGTATTTAAGCTATGATATTATCAGATACTGGATAGATTTATCAAATATCAACCCAAAGCCAATAAATGATTTAAAATTTCCAGATGCAGAGTTCTTTATTGTTAAGGACTTTATTTCATTTGATTTAAAAGAGAAAGTAATTAATTTAATAGCAGAGGATGATGAAGGTATTAGAGAACTTGAAAGAATTATAAAAAATGCAAAAATTGGAAATAATGACAATAAAGAAGAAAAAACTACAGAAAATAAGGACTTAAAAATAAAATCTAACATGAGCAAAGAGGAATTTATTGAGGCGGTTAAAAAAGCTAAGGAATACATTTTTGCTGGAGATATCTTCCAAGTGGTTTTATCAAGAAGGATAGAGATAGATTTAGATAACTTAGACCACTTGAAAATTTACAAAAAAGTTAGAGAGATAAATCCTTCCCCATACATGTATTACTTAGATTTTGGAGACAGAAAGATTATAGGTTCATCACCAGAGATTTTGGTAAGGACAGATTATAAAGATAATAAAAGGCTGGTTATAACAAGACCTATAGCTGGAACAATTAGGAGGGGTAAGACAGAAGAAGAAGATAAAGAGTTAGAGAAAAAGCTGTTAAGTGATGAGAAAGAGAGGGCAGAGCATGTTATGCTTGTAGATTTAGCAAGGAATGATATTGGAAAAATATCAAAATTTGGAACTGTTGAAGTTACTGATTTCATGATTATTGAGAAATACTCCCATGTTCAGCATATAGTAAGTAATGTTGTTGGGGAGTTAAAAGACAATTATGATTCATTCTTAGCTGTAAAAGCTACCTTCCCAGCGGGAACTTTAAGTGGAGCACCAAAGGTCAGAGCGATGGAGATTATTGAAGAGCTTGAAAAAACTTGGAGAGGACCTTATGGTGGGGGAGTTGGCTATTTCGGATGGGATGATTTAATGGATTTGGCTATAACAATCAGAACCTTTGTAATCTCGAAAAATAAGGGATATATTCAAGTTGGTGCTGGAATTGTAGCTGATTCAATCCCAGAAAATGAATGGGAAGAGACAGAGAGAAAGGGAATGGCTAACGTTAAGACGATTGAGAGTTTATTGAAATGA
- a CDS encoding ATP-binding protein codes for MRFYNREKELNYLKNYVQLEPNSILFVYGPKSSGKSTVMMRVIKELENSNIVFFYYNLRKYATPTKDEFLSIFFEKSDKKYLLNKLEINLKIFKFGIEENFDFNNIKLNDVFAKINESINTVIKDGKRPVLVIDELQKLKNIYFNSGKSLLNELFNLFVSLTKMEHLCHVICLTSDTLFIDNVYRNSSLSEASEYYLIDWLKKDDIKKILKEEGFNKKEIDYCLNYLSLPYEISQLINNKKLGLSVEETIKRWINIEADGIKYLIDTSDLNEEEIYKVLSKFKDKIKINYKKDVKKEEMKYIKFLIENEILFYDVINGIIKPTSVKKWYAIKEILDK; via the coding sequence ATGAGATTTTATAATAGGGAGAAAGAACTTAACTATCTAAAGAATTATGTTCAATTAGAACCAAACTCTATATTATTTGTTTATGGTCCCAAATCATCAGGTAAATCTACCGTAATGATGAGAGTTATTAAAGAATTGGAAAATAGTAATATTGTCTTTTTCTACTACAATCTAAGAAAATATGCGACCCCCACAAAAGATGAGTTTTTGAGTATATTTTTTGAAAAATCAGATAAAAAATATCTATTAAATAAGTTAGAAATTAATCTGAAAATCTTTAAGTTTGGTATAGAGGAAAATTTTGATTTTAACAACATAAAACTAAATGATGTTTTTGCTAAAATAAATGAGAGCATAAATACAGTTATAAAAGATGGAAAAAGGCCTGTTTTGGTCATAGATGAACTTCAAAAATTAAAAAATATTTACTTCAATAGTGGAAAATCTTTATTAAACGAACTATTTAATTTATTTGTCTCTTTAACTAAGATGGAACATCTATGCCATGTTATTTGTTTAACATCTGATACTTTATTTATTGATAATGTCTATAGAAACTCTTCTCTATCAGAAGCATCAGAGTATTATCTAATAGACTGGCTAAAAAAAGATGATATTAAAAAAATCCTAAAAGAAGAAGGATTTAATAAAAAAGAAATAGATTATTGCCTAAATTATTTATCATTACCTTATGAGATTTCTCAATTAATAAATAATAAAAAATTAGGATTATCAGTTGAAGAAACTATAAAACGATGGATAAATATTGAAGCGGATGGGATAAAATATTTAATAGATACTTCCGATTTAAATGAAGAAGAGATTTATAAAGTCCTTTCTAAATTTAAGGATAAAATAAAAATTAACTATAAAAAAGATGTTAAAAAAGAGGAAATGAAATATATAAAATTTTTAATTGAAAATGAGATTTTGTTTTATGACGTTATTAATGGGATAATTAAGCCTACATCGGTAAAGAAATGGTATGCCATAAAAGAAATTTTGGATAAATAG
- the serS gene encoding serine--tRNA ligase, with the protein MKLTFDLDGKIIFSKELSEEAKNAVEEVLKNADSIFLKGVPKGKENEASKIKSYEFEGNILKLKIASGTYTRAHEGLIRLRKPLAEKLGRNFRIGVRGIEIDNYVITIETDEDKAKKLEGIKVPECEAKVEGNKIILTFKDIGESELKRNIIDRAIKFVKTELEKEEEDLTFKVCKIPPGTIVSEYKAKRKITFDKDPTDVAEKLGWVKKFPGRGQWFYTPPITALFRALEELIVEEVVKKIGFQECLFPKLIPLEIMYKMRYLEGLPEGMYYVCPPKREPELFKEFVNEMMIKKEIPIEKLKNLLRDPGYVLAPAQCEPFYQFFEGEVIDVDKPIMFFDRSGWTYRWEGGGARGLDRVNEFLRVECVWIGSPEFVEETRDKTLKYAEKLAEKLDLEYWVEVGDDPFYLEGRKKEDRGIEFPDVPKYEMRLWLPHIKDERKGVAVTSANVHGTHFVEGFRIKDYKGRRVWTGCTGYGITRWVVGYLAQYGFNFDDWHPIIKKKIKKLPEVPQLITWPKKDE; encoded by the coding sequence ATGAAACTCACATTTGATTTAGATGGGAAGATAATATTTAGTAAAGAGTTAAGTGAGGAGGCAAAAAATGCTGTAGAGGAAGTTTTAAAAAATGCAGACAGCATATTCTTAAAAGGTGTTCCAAAGGGTAAAGAAAATGAGGCATCAAAAATAAAAAGCTATGAGTTTGAAGGAAACATTTTAAAATTAAAAATTGCCTCTGGAACTTACACAAGAGCTCATGAAGGATTAATTAGATTGAGAAAGCCGTTAGCTGAAAAATTGGGAAGAAACTTTAGAATTGGAGTTAGAGGAATTGAGATAGATAATTATGTAATAACAATTGAAACAGATGAAGATAAAGCTAAAAAATTAGAAGGCATTAAAGTTCCAGAGTGTGAGGCAAAAGTTGAAGGAAACAAAATTATCTTAACTTTTAAGGACATTGGAGAGAGTGAATTAAAAAGAAACATTATAGATAGAGCAATAAAGTTCGTAAAAACAGAGTTGGAGAAAGAAGAAGAGGATTTAACATTCAAAGTTTGTAAAATTCCACCTGGAACAATAGTTAGTGAATATAAGGCAAAGAGAAAAATAACATTTGATAAAGACCCAACAGATGTTGCTGAAAAACTTGGATGGGTTAAAAAATTCCCAGGAAGAGGACAGTGGTTCTATACTCCACCAATAACAGCATTGTTTAGAGCTTTAGAGGAGTTAATAGTTGAAGAAGTTGTTAAAAAGATTGGATTTCAAGAATGCCTATTCCCAAAACTCATTCCATTGGAGATTATGTATAAGATGAGATATTTAGAGGGCTTACCAGAGGGAATGTATTACGTATGCCCACCAAAGAGGGAGCCAGAGCTTTTTAAAGAGTTTGTAAATGAGATGATGATTAAAAAAGAGATTCCAATTGAAAAATTAAAAAATCTATTGAGAGATCCAGGTTATGTGTTAGCCCCAGCTCAGTGTGAGCCGTTCTATCAATTCTTTGAGGGAGAGGTTATTGATGTTGATAAACCAATAATGTTCTTTGATAGAAGTGGATGGACTTATAGATGGGAAGGAGGAGGGGCAAGAGGTTTAGACAGAGTTAATGAATTCTTGAGGGTTGAGTGTGTTTGGATTGGAAGTCCAGAGTTTGTTGAAGAAACAAGAGACAAAACATTAAAATATGCTGAAAAATTAGCTGAAAAGCTTGATTTAGAGTATTGGGTTGAGGTTGGAGATGACCCATTCTATTTGGAGGGTAGAAAAAAGGAGGATAGAGGAATAGAATTCCCAGACGTGCCAAAGTATGAGATGAGGTTGTGGTTACCGCATATAAAAGATGAGAGGAAGGGAGTTGCTGTTACATCAGCGAATGTGCATGGAACACACTTCGTTGAGGGCTTTAGAATTAAAGATTATAAAGGAAGAAGAGTTTGGACTGGTTGTACTGGATATGGAATAACAAGATGGGTTGTTGGTTATTTAGCTCAATATGGATTTAATTTTGATGACTGGCATCCAATAATAAAGAAGAAGATTAAAAAGCTTCCAGAAGTTCCTCAATTGATAACTTGGCCTAAGAAGGATGAATAA
- a CDS encoding flippase-like domain-containing protein, producing the protein MFINSLVPAKLGDVYRGYLLKKKTNESISLGVGTVFIERVFDLVAMISLLFISAYLSFKSDIPKEILYSIKWGVIIILFLIILIFGFLIVNSKINLKNKKLEAILMNFEKGLKAVKLNTLPLLITLSFTGWFIEGLTVYFIFLSLNLNLEILFGVFSDLASSLLTAIPLTPSGLGVVEYALIYILKLKNIDYSGAFAVLILYRLISYFSIVLFGAIMFYIVERNILKEPKNEKY; encoded by the coding sequence ATGTTTATAAATTCATTAGTTCCTGCTAAGTTAGGGGATGTTTATAGAGGATATCTATTAAAAAAGAAAACAAATGAATCAATATCTTTAGGAGTTGGAACTGTTTTCATTGAAAGAGTTTTTGATTTAGTAGCTATGATTTCTCTTCTATTTATCTCTGCCTATTTATCATTTAAATCAGATATTCCAAAGGAAATTCTTTATTCAATAAAATGGGGGGTTATTATAATCTTATTCTTGATTATTTTGATTTTTGGTTTTTTAATAGTTAATAGTAAGATAAATTTAAAAAATAAAAAATTAGAGGCAATATTGATGAACTTTGAAAAGGGCTTAAAAGCGGTGAAACTAAATACCCTTCCTTTATTAATAACTTTATCATTTACTGGGTGGTTTATTGAGGGACTAACTGTCTATTTTATATTTCTATCATTAAATCTAAATTTAGAAATCTTATTTGGAGTATTTTCTGATTTAGCATCTTCGTTATTAACTGCTATCCCTTTAACACCTTCTGGATTAGGGGTCGTTGAATATGCATTAATTTATATATTAAAACTAAAAAATATAGATTATAGTGGAGCTTTTGCAGTCCTTATTTTATATCGTTTAATATCATATTTCTCAATTGTTTTGTTTGGTGCGATAATGTTTTATATCGTTGAAAGAAATATTCTAAAAGAACCTAAAAATGAGAAATATTAA
- a CDS encoding tripartite tricarboxylate transporter permease has product MLNLLYLILGIICGTITGLFPGIHPNNIVALSFLILPYFGLDNYIPFLIGLVITHYFINFIPSAFLGVPDDETAVSALPMHKLTLNGNGYEAIVLAGFGSYLGVVFSILISLFLMSILHFDVRAFYCSIKIFIPFILIAFILYQIFTAKSVWEVLVIFLSGIFGIAVLYCSEAFNITLTAIFTGMFGIPLLINNLKTYKIKSQMMAFPDFELKFLKSSFFASVAGFFRIFLPGISGAQLNYILSKILNERDLKNFIVSQGSIILSNEVFSLLAVIFIGVGRSGVARAIQLLNANININTAIFSILISSTIAIIILLNLSKYILLFIRKVNFKFLSLFFIIFCSLVVIIGSYNTYLIYHIIVYLTAIYIGLLAVKSNTNLSNMMNVLIFPTILYFLRG; this is encoded by the coding sequence ATGCTAAATCTCCTATATTTAATCTTAGGTATAATCTGCGGAACTATAACTGGTTTATTTCCAGGCATTCATCCAAATAATATTGTTGCTTTATCATTCTTAATTTTACCTTATTTTGGATTAGACAATTATATCCCATTTTTAATTGGTTTGGTTATTACTCACTACTTTATAAATTTTATCCCTTCTGCTTTTTTAGGAGTCCCTGATGATGAAACTGCTGTTTCTGCTTTACCAATGCATAAATTAACTTTAAATGGAAATGGATATGAAGCTATTGTATTAGCTGGATTTGGAAGTTATTTAGGAGTAGTTTTTTCAATACTCATAAGTTTATTTTTAATGTCAATTTTGCATTTTGATGTTAGGGCATTTTACTGCTCAATTAAAATATTTATCCCTTTTATTTTAATTGCCTTTATTCTATATCAAATTTTTACAGCAAAATCAGTTTGGGAGGTTTTGGTTATATTTCTATCAGGAATTTTTGGAATTGCAGTTTTATATTGCAGTGAAGCATTTAATATAACCTTAACGGCAATATTTACTGGGATGTTTGGAATTCCACTGCTTATAAATAATTTAAAGACATACAAAATAAAAAGTCAGATGATGGCATTTCCTGATTTTGAATTAAAGTTTTTAAAATCATCATTTTTTGCATCTGTAGCTGGATTTTTTAGAATATTTTTGCCTGGAATAAGTGGAGCTCAGTTAAACTATATTTTAAGTAAAATTTTAAATGAAAGGGATTTAAAAAACTTTATAGTGTCTCAAGGGAGTATTATTTTGTCTAATGAGGTTTTTTCCCTATTGGCAGTTATTTTTATTGGAGTTGGAAGAAGTGGAGTTGCAAGGGCGATACAATTACTAAATGCCAATATTAATATAAACACAGCAATATTTTCTATTTTGATATCTTCTACAATAGCCATAATTATCTTGTTAAATTTATCAAAATATATTCTTCTTTTCATTAGAAAAGTTAATTTTAAATTTTTATCGTTATTTTTTATTATCTTCTGCTCACTTGTAGTAATTATTGGAAGCTATAACACTTACTTAATTTATCATATTATTGTTTATTTAACTGCAATTTATATAGGGCTTTTAGCAGTGAAAAGTAACACTAATTTATCAAATATGATGAACGTCTTAATATTTCCAACGATATTATATTTTTTGAGGGGATAA
- a CDS encoding secondary thiamine-phosphate synthase enzyme YjbQ: MLFKYQIKTNKREELVDITPYIISAISESKVKDGIAVIYVPHTTAGITINENADPSVKHDIINFLSHLIPKNWNFTHLEGNSDAHIKSSLVGCSQTIIIKDGKPLLGTWQGIFFAEFDGPRRREFYVKIIGDK; the protein is encoded by the coding sequence ATGCTATTTAAATATCAAATAAAAACCAACAAAAGAGAGGAATTGGTAGATATAACTCCTTATATAATATCAGCAATCTCCGAATCAAAAGTTAAAGATGGAATAGCAGTTATCTATGTTCCTCACACAACCGCTGGAATAACTATAAATGAAAATGCAGACCCATCAGTAAAGCATGATATTATAAACTTTCTCTCTCATCTTATTCCAAAAAATTGGAATTTTACACACTTAGAAGGGAATTCAGATGCACATATAAAAAGCTCTTTAGTTGGCTGTTCTCAGACAATTATTATTAAAGATGGAAAGCCATTATTAGGAACTTGGCAGGGAATATTTTTTGCAGAGTTTGATGGGCCGAGAAGGAGAGAGTTTTATGTGAAGATAATAGGTGATAAATAA
- a CDS encoding helix-turn-helix domain-containing protein, with the protein MKEFIINRLKKFTIEDLMRCILGLQEIEIRVYFDLLENGEGSVLEIAERVNRDRTTVQKALRSLMNCGLVDRRKVTEKVGYKYIYNAVDLDRVSDIIEELLDDWYQNVKKWLTYFRENRK; encoded by the coding sequence ATGAAAGAATTTATTATAAATAGACTAAAAAAATTTACAATTGAAGATTTAATGAGATGTATTTTAGGATTGCAAGAGATTGAAATAAGAGTTTATTTTGACCTCTTAGAAAATGGAGAGGGTAGTGTGTTAGAGATAGCTGAGAGAGTTAATAGAGACAGAACTACTGTTCAGAAAGCTTTAAGAAGTTTGATGAATTGTGGTTTAGTTGATAGAAGAAAAGTGACGGAGAAAGTTGGGTATAAGTATATATATAATGCTGTTGATTTGGATAGGGTGAGCGATATTATTGAAGAGTTGTTGGATGATTGGTATCAGAATGTTAAAAAATGGCTAACCTATTTTAGAGAAAACAGGAAATGA
- a CDS encoding flavodoxin family protein, protein MKVIGISGSPRPEGNTTLLVREALNAIAEEGIETEFISLADKELNPCIGCNMCKEEGKCPIIDDVDEILKKMKEADGIILGSPVYFGGVSAQLKMLMDRSRPLRIGFQLRNKVGGAVAVGASRNGGQETTIQQIHNFFLIHSMIVVGDNDPTAHYGGTGVGKAPGDCKNDDIGLETARNLGKKVAEVVKLIKK, encoded by the coding sequence ATGAAAGTTATAGGGATAAGTGGTAGTCCAAGACCTGAAGGAAATACAACCCTATTAGTTAGAGAGGCTTTAAATGCTATTGCTGAGGAAGGAATTGAAACAGAATTTATCTCATTAGCTGATAAAGAATTAAATCCATGTATCGGATGTAATATGTGTAAAGAGGAAGGAAAATGCCCAATAATTGATGATGTTGATGAAATATTGAAGAAGATGAAAGAAGCTGATGGAATTATTCTTGGTTCGCCAGTTTATTTCGGAGGAGTTTCAGCTCAGTTAAAGATGTTGATGGACAGGTCAAGACCTTTAAGAATAGGATTTCAATTAAGAAATAAAGTTGGTGGAGCTGTAGCAGTTGGAGCAAGTAGAAATGGTGGGCAAGAAACAACAATTCAACAGATACACAACTTTTTCTTAATCCATTCAATGATAGTTGTTGGTGATAACGACCCAACAGCTCATTATGGAGGAACTGGAGTAGGAAAAGCTCCTGGAGATTGTAAAAATGATGACATTGGATTAGAAACAGCAAGAAACTTAGGTAAAAAGGTAGCTGAAGTTGTTAAATTAATTAAAAAATAA
- the aroE gene encoding shikimate dehydrogenase, protein MINAKTKVIGLIGHPVEHSFSPIMHNAAFKDKGLNYVYVAFDVLPENLKYVIDGAKALGIVGFNVTIPHKIEIMKYLDEIDKDAQLIGAVNTIKIEDGKAIGYNTDGIGARMALEEEIGRVKDKNIVIYGAGGAARAVAFELAKDNNIIIANRTVEKAEALAKEIAEKLNKKFGEEVKFSGLDVDLDGVDIIINATPIGMYPNIDVEPIVKAEKLREDMVVMDLIYNPLETVLLKEAKKVNAKTINGLGMLIYQGAVAFKIWTGVEPNIEVMKNAIIDKITK, encoded by the coding sequence ATGATAAATGCTAAAACAAAGGTTATTGGGTTGATTGGACATCCTGTAGAACATTCTTTCTCACCAATTATGCACAATGCAGCTTTTAAAGATAAAGGATTAAATTATGTTTATGTTGCATTTGATGTGTTGCCAGAAAATTTAAAGTATGTAATAGATGGGGCTAAAGCCCTTGGAATAGTTGGATTTAATGTAACAATCCCTCATAAAATAGAGATTATGAAGTATTTGGATGAGATAGATAAAGATGCTCAATTAATTGGGGCTGTTAATACTATAAAAATAGAGGATGGGAAAGCAATCGGCTATAATACTGATGGTATTGGGGCGAGGATGGCTTTAGAGGAAGAAATTGGAAGAGTTAAAGACAAAAATATAGTTATTTATGGAGCTGGAGGGGCTGCAAGAGCTGTAGCATTTGAATTAGCAAAAGATAATAACATAATAATAGCCAATAGAACCGTTGAAAAAGCTGAAGCATTAGCTAAAGAAATAGCAGAAAAATTAAATAAGAAATTTGGTGAAGAAGTTAAATTCAGTGGATTAGATGTGGATTTAGATGGAGTTGATATAATAATTAACGCTACTCCAATAGGAATGTATCCGAATATTGATGTTGAACCAATAGTTAAAGCAGAGAAGTTGAGAGAGGATATGGTGGTTATGGATTTAATTTATAATCCATTGGAGACGGTTTTATTGAAAGAGGCAAAAAAAGTTAATGCAAAAACAATAAACGGGTTAGGAATGTTGATATATCAGGGAGCAGTTGCATTTAAAATATGGACTGGTGTAGAACCAAATATAGAAGTTATGAAAAACGCAATAATTGATAAGATAACTAAATAA